The Parashewanella spongiae genome has a window encoding:
- a CDS encoding DUF2065 domain-containing protein — MTFTVIMLALGLMLIFEGFGPLLIPKRWKKVLASFSEQSPQAMQRLGGCLVTAGLVLLVIFS, encoded by the coding sequence ATGACATTTACAGTAATCATGCTCGCTTTAGGCTTAATGCTCATTTTTGAAGGTTTTGGGCCTTTATTGATCCCAAAGCGCTGGAAAAAGGTATTAGCTTCATTTTCAGAACAGTCTCCTCAGGCTATGCAACGGCTGGGAGGGTGCTTGGTGACGGCAGGTTTGGTTTTATTGGTTATTTTTTCATAA
- a CDS encoding tetratricopeptide repeat protein: MLRIISTVMLLCLSLTAKAELEAVDIYSQKQLSQLIRNNQYLQRVKADDCQLVQDIEARAEVLKEPLYQFLWGEMLNTGTCVNTDLKRGMTLVADSAKQGLAEAMYRLASYHDKGELVIQNKDKAMKYALPAAYSGYIPAQMLLVKLFIEDIGSPVDYETGYRLLHNNTFDSQHTKQQAEHLLQQLATKMPVSAVKRAERGY; the protein is encoded by the coding sequence ATGTTACGTATCATTAGCACTGTTATGTTGTTATGTTTAAGTCTCACTGCAAAGGCAGAGCTAGAGGCCGTCGACATATATTCACAAAAGCAATTGTCACAGTTGATCCGTAATAACCAGTATTTGCAACGAGTAAAAGCAGATGATTGCCAGCTTGTGCAAGACATTGAAGCACGAGCTGAAGTATTAAAAGAGCCCTTGTATCAATTTTTATGGGGTGAAATGCTCAATACAGGGACCTGTGTGAACACTGACTTGAAGCGTGGTATGACTTTGGTGGCAGACAGTGCTAAACAAGGTTTAGCTGAGGCCATGTATCGTTTAGCCAGCTACCATGATAAAGGCGAGTTAGTGATACAAAATAAAGACAAGGCAATGAAGTATGCCTTGCCCGCTGCATACAGCGGTTATATTCCGGCACAAATGCTGTTGGTGAAGTTATTTATTGAAGATATCGGTAGCCCTGTAGACTATGAAACAGGTTACCGTTTATTGCATAACAATACTTTTGACTCGCAACATACTAAGCAACAAGCCGAACATTTATTACAGCAATTGGCGACAAAAATGCCCGTCAGTGCTGTTAAACGTGCAGAAAGAGGCTATTGA
- a CDS encoding adenylosuccinate synthase — MSKNVVVLGTQWGDEGKGKIVDLLTEQAKYVVRYQGGHNAGHTLVIDGDKTVLHLIPSGILRDNVKCIIGNGVVLAPDALLKEITMLKERGIPVEERLQISEACPLILPFHCALDVAREKARGNNAIGTTGRGIGPAYEDKVSRRGLRVGDLFNKALFAEKLKEVMEYHNFMLTEYYKCEAVDYEKTLADALEIADYLQAMCVDVTELLDSARKAGEPILFEGAQGTLLDIDHGTYPFVTSSNTTAGGVATGSGFGPCHLDYVLGIIKAYTTRVGSGPFPTELNNEIGDYLGEKGHEFGATTGRKRRPGWLDVVAMKRAVQINSITGLCLTKLDVLDGLEEVKICIGYQMPDGSIMKQTPMAAEGYDEVTPVYESMPGWSEETFGATSVEQLPQAARNYIKRIEELLETPVDIISTGPDRNETMVLVSPFN; from the coding sequence ATGAGCAAAAACGTAGTTGTTCTCGGCACTCAATGGGGTGACGAAGGAAAAGGTAAGATTGTCGACCTTCTGACAGAACAGGCAAAATATGTGGTTCGTTATCAAGGCGGCCATAACGCTGGTCATACGCTCGTCATCGACGGCGATAAAACCGTACTTCATTTAATTCCATCAGGTATTTTACGCGATAATGTTAAATGCATTATTGGTAACGGCGTAGTGCTGGCTCCTGACGCATTATTGAAAGAAATTACCATGCTGAAAGAGCGCGGTATTCCGGTTGAAGAGCGTCTTCAAATTTCTGAAGCTTGTCCGTTAATTCTTCCGTTTCATTGTGCATTAGACGTAGCCCGTGAAAAAGCACGTGGCAATAACGCTATCGGTACTACTGGTCGTGGTATTGGTCCTGCGTACGAAGACAAAGTGTCTCGTCGTGGTTTGCGTGTGGGTGATTTGTTTAACAAAGCGCTATTCGCAGAAAAGCTAAAAGAGGTGATGGAATATCACAACTTTATGCTCACCGAGTACTACAAATGCGAAGCCGTTGATTACGAGAAAACATTGGCTGATGCACTTGAGATTGCTGATTACTTACAAGCCATGTGTGTTGACGTGACGGAGCTACTGGATAGCGCGCGTAAAGCGGGTGAGCCAATATTGTTTGAAGGTGCGCAAGGCACATTGCTTGATATTGACCACGGTACTTACCCATTTGTAACCTCTTCAAACACAACCGCTGGTGGTGTCGCGACAGGTTCTGGTTTTGGTCCTTGTCATTTAGATTATGTTTTAGGCATTATTAAAGCTTATACCACTCGCGTGGGAAGCGGTCCGTTCCCAACAGAGTTGAATAACGAAATTGGTGATTACCTTGGTGAAAAAGGTCACGAATTTGGTGCGACTACTGGCCGTAAACGTCGTCCGGGTTGGTTAGATGTGGTTGCGATGAAGCGCGCGGTACAAATTAACAGTATTACCGGCCTCTGTTTAACTAAGCTTGACGTGTTAGACGGTTTGGAAGAGGTGAAAATCTGTATTGGCTATCAAATGCCAGACGGCTCTATCATGAAGCAAACGCCAATGGCAGCAGAAGGCTATGATGAAGTCACACCTGTGTATGAAAGTATGCCAGGTTGGAGTGAAGAAACCTTTGGCGCGACTTCTGTTGAGCAATTACCTCAAGCCGCACGTAATTACATCAAACGTATCGAAGAGTTGCTTGAAACACCGGTAGATATTATTTCTACAGGGCCAGATCGTAACGAAACTATGGTTTTGGTTAGCCCATTCAACTAA
- the rnr gene encoding ribonuclease R — translation MTIDPHFEREQDKYENPIPSREYILAYLTKQTSPMTREKIATALDITDEEQLEGLRRRLRAMERDGQLVYTRGHSYGLPERMDLITGTVLGHRDGFGWFKPDEGGDDLYISARDMQMYFHGDKVLAQKAGSDKRGRRDARIVRLVSERKAPLVGRYYLDAGMGFVVADDRRISQEILIPKEDKNGARHGDVVVLELTRRPSRYIKATAKVVEVLGQQMAPGMEIQIALRNYDLPHEWSSVIEKKLRRIPDDVTEEEKQNRVDLRHLPLVTIDGEDARDFDDAVYAETKKSGGWRLWVAIADVSHYVRTDSALDKEAQSRGTSVYFPSQVIPMLPEKLSNGLCSLKPKVDRLCMVTEMTISANGKLSGYKFYPAVMHSHARFTYTQVAAMLEGAQGLDEHQALLPHLQCLQSLYLTLNEQRAVRGAIGFETLETQFIFNEQRKIERIEPRSRNQAHKIIEECMILANVAAAKFVKKHKGEVLYRVHDSPSDQKLSNFKAFLAERGLTMDGGNEPDPIDYQNLMLEIADRPDAELIQVMLLRSMRQAVYTPDNNGHFGLALEQYAHFTSPIRRYPDLVLHRVIRHLLAKEQGENKEKWTRDGGYHYQLEELDVLAETCSNYERRADEATRDVSDWLKCEFMQDHVGDTFDGVIASVTNFGFFVRLNKLFIDGLVHVSTLASDYFQFDPSRQRLIGESSGQVYQLGDAVTVSVAGVNLDDRQIDLAIVGDSKSRRKSGARKPLTARERVNIEGAKQAKSKKESSTGSDKAKYSRKAKATDPKKKDSVKKTAKNKTQTNNTKSGTAKKSKSRTRVKKRTVKK, via the coding sequence ATGACAATAGACCCTCATTTTGAGCGTGAACAAGATAAATACGAAAACCCTATCCCAAGTCGTGAGTACATTTTAGCGTACTTAACCAAGCAAACCTCACCGATGACACGTGAAAAAATTGCTACCGCGTTAGACATCACCGATGAAGAACAACTCGAAGGCCTTCGTCGTCGTTTACGTGCAATGGAGCGTGATGGACAGTTAGTGTATACCCGCGGTCACAGTTATGGTTTGCCAGAACGAATGGATTTAATTACCGGCACTGTGTTAGGTCATCGAGATGGTTTTGGCTGGTTTAAGCCAGATGAAGGTGGCGATGATTTGTACATCTCCGCCCGTGATATGCAAATGTACTTTCATGGCGATAAAGTGCTGGCACAAAAAGCGGGATCAGATAAACGTGGCCGCCGTGACGCGCGCATTGTGCGTTTAGTATCAGAGCGAAAAGCGCCGCTGGTTGGTCGCTATTACCTCGATGCAGGAATGGGATTTGTTGTCGCCGATGACAGACGCATCAGCCAAGAAATACTCATACCTAAAGAAGATAAAAATGGTGCGAGACATGGCGATGTAGTCGTGCTCGAACTGACACGCCGTCCTAGCCGTTATATTAAAGCCACTGCGAAAGTTGTTGAAGTACTTGGTCAGCAAATGGCACCGGGTATGGAAATTCAGATCGCGCTGCGTAATTATGATCTGCCTCATGAATGGTCAAGTGTGATTGAAAAAAAATTACGCCGCATTCCTGATGACGTGACTGAAGAGGAAAAGCAAAACCGCGTTGATTTACGCCATTTACCATTAGTGACCATCGATGGTGAAGACGCCAGAGACTTTGACGATGCCGTTTATGCGGAAACTAAAAAAAGTGGTGGCTGGCGCTTGTGGGTCGCGATTGCCGATGTCAGTCATTATGTACGCACCGATTCAGCGTTAGATAAAGAAGCACAATCACGTGGTACATCGGTATATTTCCCATCACAAGTGATCCCAATGCTGCCTGAAAAGCTGTCGAACGGGTTATGTTCATTAAAGCCTAAGGTGGATCGTTTATGTATGGTGACTGAAATGACCATTTCAGCCAATGGTAAGTTATCAGGTTACAAATTCTATCCTGCGGTAATGCATTCCCATGCGCGGTTCACTTATACCCAAGTGGCGGCCATGCTCGAAGGCGCACAAGGGCTGGATGAACACCAAGCTTTACTACCACATTTACAGTGCTTACAGAGCTTATATTTAACCTTAAATGAGCAACGTGCTGTTCGAGGTGCTATTGGTTTTGAGACCCTTGAAACCCAGTTTATTTTTAATGAACAACGTAAAATTGAACGCATCGAACCACGCAGCCGTAATCAAGCACACAAAATCATTGAAGAATGTATGATTTTGGCTAATGTAGCCGCCGCGAAGTTTGTTAAAAAGCATAAAGGTGAAGTGTTATATCGTGTGCATGATTCTCCGTCTGATCAAAAGCTGAGTAACTTTAAAGCCTTTTTAGCCGAACGGGGTTTGACCATGGACGGCGGTAATGAGCCTGATCCAATTGACTATCAGAATTTGATGTTGGAGATAGCAGACAGGCCAGATGCTGAGTTGATCCAAGTGATGTTGCTGCGTTCGATGCGCCAAGCGGTCTATACACCTGACAATAATGGTCACTTTGGTTTAGCCTTAGAGCAATACGCACACTTCACATCGCCCATTCGTCGTTATCCAGACTTGGTATTGCATCGTGTAATTAGGCACTTACTGGCTAAAGAACAAGGCGAAAATAAAGAAAAATGGACACGTGATGGCGGTTATCATTATCAACTCGAAGAGCTGGATGTATTAGCGGAAACCTGTTCGAATTATGAACGCCGCGCCGATGAAGCTACGCGCGATGTCAGTGACTGGCTTAAGTGCGAGTTCATGCAGGATCATGTTGGTGATACCTTCGATGGTGTGATTGCTTCCGTAACTAACTTTGGTTTTTTTGTACGCCTTAACAAGTTGTTTATTGATGGGTTAGTTCATGTATCGACCTTGGCGAGCGATTATTTCCAATTTGATCCGAGTCGACAGCGTTTGATCGGTGAAAGCTCGGGACAAGTTTATCAACTCGGTGATGCAGTCACGGTTAGTGTTGCAGGGGTGAACCTTGATGACAGACAAATTGATTTAGCCATTGTGGGTGATTCAAAATCGAGGCGTAAAAGCGGAGCGCGTAAACCATTAACCGCAAGAGAGCGGGTTAATATTGAAGGTGCTAAGCAGGCTAAGTCAAAAAAGGAATCATCAACAGGTTCTGATAAAGCTAAATACTCACGCAAAGCTAAGGCAACAGATCCGAAAAAGAAAGACTCGGTGAAAAAAACAGCTAAAAATAAAACCCAAACTAACAATACAAAATCAGGAACTGCGAAGAAATCTAAAAGCAGAACTCGCGTGAAAAAACGAACAGTTAAGAAGTAA